The Panicum hallii strain FIL2 chromosome 5, PHallii_v3.1, whole genome shotgun sequence genome contains the following window.
GTGAGGTGTGATAGTCTGTGGTGTGTCCTACTCTACCTACATTTCAATTTTTCAGGGTTGAATTATTAATTCTATGAGAAAGAAGAGAGCAAGGAAATGAGGGGTGGATTTGTTGTTACTGTTGCGTTTGCTGTCTTCTTTCTGTTACATGTATAAGAAAAATTTCTCCGCTAACCTAGTAGTCTTGAGTCTAACTTTGTGATTCCTTGAGAGGCTTGTCTGATACCCAAACCGAGGTGTGTCGCAGGGCTGCAGACCACACCTAGCTATTGGCTTGGACTATATTTCCCTCAATGATTTTTGTTTTTATTTACTTCTTCATACAACTAATGGAAAATGCAAGTTCTCTTTGGATCATACGACACTACTTTGTtggtttttaaaatatttaGATGTTTTTTTTCCTGCTCTACTTTTTCCAATCAGTGCTTACTGTTCATTGCCCACTGCCATCAAACTAGTTGAAACCTTTTAACTTTCAAAGTAGGTGTGTTTTTTTGTATCGTAGGTTTGTTATCTTGCACCTCATGTTTCAATATAAACATCTGGATTTGGAAATGAGCAATATGGCTCTTCTAACATTTTTTATGTTTTCCAGGACCGTTTACCACTGTCCGTTTTGTAACTTATGTCGTCTTGGGAAAGGTCTTGGTGTTGATTTCTTCCATTGCATGAAATGCAATTGCTGTCTTGGAATGAAATTAACTGAGCACAAATGTCGGGAAAAGGGGCTAGAGACAAACTGTCCAATCTGCTGTGACTTCCTGTTTACATCAAGTGCGGCAGTCAGGGCCCTCCCTTGTGGCCACTTCATGCATTCAGCTTGCTTTCAGGTATGCAATATGCATTTAGTTGGACTGCGACGTAATTTTGTGATGTATTCTCTGGCTGTCAGCAATAATTTTTAACAAGTTAATTGCCAATCCAGGCATACACTTGTAGCCACTACACTTGTCCTATCTGCTGCAAATCCTTGGGAGATATGGCGGTAAGCTACATCACTCTTATGACGCTGTGGCTATTTTGTGTTTATCTTAGTGAAGTGTATTCCTCTGTGTTCCATACTTCACTTACTTTAATTTCTTACAATAATGAGGAGTTTCATGTTTGAATTGTGTGTGGCAAACTTGCCAATCGGTTCACATCTGCCTTGGAGTAGCATGGGTTATTGTTGCGGTTCTTATTCTTTTCTTTAACTTAAGAACTTGCTGTGACTACATGCTGCAGAAGGAATGTATCATGATGTCTTGTTGTGTGACTTCTGAGTAAAATCTTCTCAAAGAGTCTATTAATATATCTTAAAATATCACGAGGATACTGGTTGTTGTCTGAGTTGATTGTCTAGATTCTGGAATGTGCTAATGATCATACCGAGTTAGATTCATAATTCATTTTTCCTGTGCAACAGGTGTACTTCGGCATGCTTGATGCTTTGTTGGCTGCTGAAGAGCTTCCTGAGGAATACCAGGACCGGTGTCAGGTAGTccagttctttttttttctttgattttCATTGTGTAAACCAGCACAGTTCttatttatttttattacaTTGCCTGTCCAGGACATACTTTGTAACGACTGTGAGAAGAAAGGGAGATGTCGATTCCATTGGCTATACCACAAATGCGGCTCCTGTGGTTCGTACAATACCCGAGTTATCAAGACTGACACAGCAGATTGCTCGACAGCAAACTAGTGGGAGGGGATATTCGTTCGTATTAGTATTtgttctcttttctcttttgtAAATATATGGTCTAGCGAGATGGAAAAAAGGAAATCGTGTAGAAAGCTACCATATTTTCATTCCGTAGTTATTTCAGTTTTGTAAGTGTAGCTTGCAATTCACTAGGTCTAGGGCGATACAAAAATGGACGGTTCTACATGGGGGGAATACATAATTGGAGAAGACTGACTCATTGAAaaaagggggagagagagagagagagagagaaatcaCCTGGATAACATGTGATACAACTGTTACAGCCACTGGTGACCTTTCTAGATAGGGAGGATTGCTCTACTGATTTCTGAAATTTAGCTGAGAACAAAAAAGGTCCTGGAGACAATTCTGGACAAACAGAAAAAATCTGGTCCGTACTGTGAAAAGTCACTCCTGGAGGCTGGAGGCCAATCTGCCGCCGGCATCAGCGCTCCTCGCATCATGGGATGCATCTATTTTCCTATTGGCGATGCCAACGAGGCTCAGGGTCACATATAACGATCTCAGCAGGCAATGCCTGATCTGGAATATTCTGATTAGCTGGAGCCTGGAGGAGACTTATCAAAGGTTGCTACAGTTCTCTGGCGCCAAAAACTTACCCAACACTATTTCCTTTCCGTAGATCAACTTGACTGCACTGTACGCACAAATGAACATTACTTTGCCATGTGCTTTGGCAACTGACTTTGGTCGTTAGATAACTTCTATTTGACAAGTCTGTGTCAGCTGATTTTTTTTACAGGAGTGTATCAATTGATAATCCAGAAATGTTTGGAACGTATTGTTCCAGGCCCGATGGACCTAAAGATTCACTACCCACAATGGTTTAAAGCGGCGGATGGGTACATAGAGGGGGCTACTAGTAGTCACATGCGTGACTGGCTATAACGCTATCGCAGAAAGAACGAAAAATAGGATGGGCTCTGCATGGCGACCAAGAAATATAGTAAGTCCACCTGCAATATGAAAAAAGTAATATATACCAATATAAATATTGAAATCAAAATCCGATCACACATAATATTTTTTATTGATAAGATTATTAAAATAAGATCACGCTTAAATATATTTGGATAACTTTTATATTGGAACAATTGTTCTTCTTTAAAAATGTTCCACATTCATAAAAAATGTTCTAAAAAAACAATCATCAAAATATAGTCATGTGTGATTTAGTTTTGAAGATCATGTTGTAACGAACACAACGGTAAAATTAAATTTTATTTGGACATTTAATTCAAAAGTTATGCACTTTTTTATTTGCATTTTCGTTTGCATGTGGGTGTCAGCGTGTAGTTGTCAGCCTATATGGGCCATTATCGATCGTGGGCAAGAAAAAGTAAGCGCGTCAGCCTTTTGCGACGTACATGCTCTCACCCACGCACGACCTGGAATATTAGCGTACATAGATCTGAGCAAAACAACACAGGACCGGCCCGAGCCTGATGGGTTAAGGCCCAGTTTGGTTGAGCTGTGCTTTTGAAAAAATAGTTATAGTCCGTGGTTTATAGAAAAGTTGGTGCGAGATGTGCGCTGTGAGAAAGCCGAAAATGGTTTGGTTGGTCAGCTATGACTTTTGAGAAAGAAGACCCATGCGTCATCCACAATCCTCCCCATTcaactctctccctctctcacttATGAGCGGACCCCGCTCGTCAGCCCTTTCTTCTTACTCTCACTGGCCaaggcgcggaggagcggcggcagcCAGAACCTTGCTGGACTGGGCTCGGCGGCCAGAGCTTGCGGCGGCGGAGCCTACGGTGGTGGATCTCGCGGCGGATCTCATGGCGGAGGGGAGCTCGCGGCGGAGGACGAGCTCGCGGAGGAggacgcggcggaggggagctctCGACGAAGGACAAGCTCACGAAGGAGGATACGACGGAGCTCGCGGCGGAGGACGAGCTTGTGGAGGAGGACGTGATGGAGCTCGCGGAGGAGGATGCGAtggagaaggggaaaaagaacGAAGCGGTAGGCTCCATAACCGATGGCCGATGGCAGGTCGGTAGTTTTCACGAATTTACCGATCTTACAGCCAGCCACAGCACGTCATTCCCTGCTGTGAAAAATAAACTACAGAAGCTGCTTTCTTGAGAGCATCAGGCCACAGCACCCCGTTTGGTTGGCTTTTGGGCTTTGGCTCAAAGCCACAGCCCAAAAAGCCCAACCTAACACCCCTAAGTCCGGTCTGATGCTCATTTAGAGCTGGGCTTGGTGATGATTTTGGTGGCCTGTAAAGGGAATTAGATCGGAACATTAATTTTGCGTGGATGAAGTATGATGATCCAGCCCTGAGCCGCAAAATGCTCAAGCTGAAAACACTAGACCTTAGGCTATCTCCGGCAACATCCCCCACTCCCCATTTCTCCTAAAATATAAGATTTTTGGTACTGTTCACGTCTCCGGTAGTACCCCAAATTTCTCCCCCAAAATCCGAGTGCACCCCGCGGTCTCCCATTCCTACGGgtgccctctctctcccccatCCCGCGTTGGCCATTCTGCTACCGACACGTGGCGGCAGACCCTGCGACCCTCTCTCTACGCATGCGAGTATGGGGGAGACGGATGGGTTGCACTGCTGGAACGTGTCTACCGATGGGGGAAGGATGAGATGGGCCCCACGTAATTTCCCCCCAATATGGGTAATTGGAAGGGAAGTACtgctggagatagccttaaCAAAGTTGGTCTGATCTAAGCCCAAAGCTTGGGCCGATGATCCTTGCTAAGCGGGCATCTGCACGGAAATAACCAGATCGTGCGCGCGACATGGAGCTGATCCATCACAGAAAGCGAAACAATTTTTTTATTATGTTGGAATAATTATTCTAGCTTATTTTGCATTCAAAAAATTGTTCCACCAAAAAACTATCCAAATATATTGAAGTgtgatcttgttttgaagatTTCGCCGTAAGAAACACAGTGGTGCAGTCGGATTTTAATTTGGATATACGATTTGAAAAATACAACTTTTTTCTTGTTATATTCTTTTAGTTTCTTCTTAAGCCAAGTGCCCGGCTCATTCTCACTTCTGTGATACCTTGAATGCCACATGTGACTTCTAACAACCCCCGCATCTGCATACATAGGTTAGTAGCCCCACATCCGGCCCAACTATTTATAGAGAAAATTTTCTATTTGACACCAGTAAAATTGAAAATAACTAAAATGAGTTGAACTTTTGTTCCCTATTTGACACTTCCGTCCATTCCGTCAGTTAACTCATAAACAGTAACAACATAAACAGTAACTTTCGTTCCCTATTTGAcacttctctctcttttctaggCTAAACTATAACCATCAAATTATCTctaaaatttatgaaatttttTTAGCCATATAACGAATGTAGATGAACCCATGTTGCATAAATATACATATGTAGCATTTAAAAtcttaaaaataaaaaattcaccaaattagaTTACGTTTGAAGATTATCTGAATTTTTAGTGCATAAAAATACTTTCCAACAATAATGAAAAAAATACATAATGTCTAGAGCTCGGTTGGTTCGTCCCCGAAAATTTTCTAAGAATTTTGGCACAGCTAGATCAGGTTTCGTAGGAGACCCTAGCGGCGGTACACGAGCACACGCTCTGCGTGAAGCAAGTGTTTGCGGATGCACCGGCTGGGTAACGCCTTGCGGTCTCACGCCGTCGGAGCGCGACTGGAGGACAAACTTGCAGCGACACATAATTGAACTTTTGACCCAATCGTGAGTTTTGTGACTAGAAGATCTAGAGCTCCGTTGTCCGATCCCGTCCGTTGATCGATAGGGATAGTTGACTTGACCGTCTAGAGTTTCTTGCTGCCCTATCAGGCCTTCTTCCCGGCCACTTATGTTCTCTTTCTTTGAAATGGTTATTGTCCATGTTGACTTGACCGCAAGTACGCCGTCGTGATTGTGAATACTAAGAGAGTGGAGTGGAATGAATGGCAAAACTTTTAGCCTTCAAATAGACGTTAAGACCAGTCTCATCAAACTTCTTTGAAATGATTTCATGATAAATTTTATAGGTATTAAATATTATGCTACATCAATAAATTTGCTGGCATGGTCATTATTAGAAGAGAGGAGTTTAGATGTGAGAGTGTTTCATCTCCATAAAATTCAATTGACGCAGTTATCTAGTTCTCAGTTCTCAGTCTTGATTACTGTGATATGAAACTGTGTATTAAGATTGGCCTGACGGCGAAGATAGTCGAACGGAAGCGCACTTGCTTCAGCAAAAGTTCAGGTATTGTACACCGGTTTTTTCAGCACCTGCGGGCATCGGCGATTGAACGGCTACCACGTACGAGTTGGCATCATTGAACTGCGCGGTGCCGGTGGCCCGTCACCCGTGCTCGCGCGGCCCGTAAGGGCAGCTTCATAAGCTCGTAACACGCCTGACGCGTTGCAGGCCGCGACCAGAAAAAGGTCGTCGTCATCAATCATCATGCCATATCAAAGAGCACCGAGCAGGGGTGACGGTCGTGGGTTGTGGCCACTGCTGCTCCGAAGTTGATATCGATCTCTAGTTGGCGcagtagagagagagagagagagagagagagagagagagagagagagagagagagagagagagagagagagagagtccaTGACTTTTGCGCAGGTCGTTCTGCCCAGGTGGTCCTGCACGGCAGCACTCGCGCCCTTCCCTGTGCCTGTGACGATCCAGGTAAGGAAAACACTCGGGCCCCGCGCGGCAACGACGTCTCAGCGCAGCCGCATAGCTCTGGCCTTCTCTCTGGGCTCTGGCATCCGGGGTCACCGGCACTGCTCGCGAGTCGCGACAGCTCGCTCGCCGTCGCGTTCGCGTCCAGAGGTAAGGTAAGTAAGCACGGCCCGTTTCTGGAACGAGCGATGTCCCGCGCCAAATGGAGCGTGACACGGATGCAGTCCGGCCGGCCTGCTACGCGCGTAGCGGCGTGTCGCCGCACGCGCCTTTCTTGCCCACCAAAaagggcgccggcgccgcgtgATGCCACCGGACCGACGAACGTTCCAAGCAGACACACACACACGGCGTGCTGGGGGTCGTCGGGGGTGGACCGGCGGAGAAAAGAGTGCAACGGCCAGGCTCTGCACGTAGCCACAGGGCAGAGCAGAAACAGACATCCTGACCTCTGCAGAGCGTCGACCAGTCTAGGAAGCATCGTACTACAAGATTTAGGGCTCTGGAAGTCAGGAGTCGTGCGCCTTCGACGCCCCGCGGCCCGACCATTCCAATCCCAAGGTGTCCTGGTTCTATTCCTTACGCTTTGGTGTACACGTCATCTGCTCTGCTCAGCTCAATCGGAAAGTTCGATGTGCCTGTGGCTATATAGCTGCGTGCTAGGTTAGCTAATTTGGTGGCACCAACACCAACATCTTGCTTGCCAGCCCTCCACATTAGATTTTCTCCACAAAATTATCCAAATATTTTTTCAAACAACTTTTTTTAAGCATATTTGTTTGCACTGCTCtaaacaagaaaaaaaataacaaATGAAAACGACAGCTGGCCGGCGGCCTCCGCGCCCGCACTCGGCGAGACGCCGCTCCTGCCTCCTGCAATCCTCGTGCCTCCTCCGCCCGGGCCCGGCAATGCGCAAACGCACCGGGAGAGAGTGCCCTTTGCATGCGGGCCTCCGTCTCCGAATCCGGCCCCACGAATGCAAGCGGCGGCTTGCCTGTCGCTCTAGCAGGCAGTGCGCGCCCCGGTAGCGGCTGACGCGTGGGACCGGCCCCGACAACGCCGCGCCGTCGCTATACGTGCGGCGCAACTGTACAGGCGGGGGGGCTCGCCTTTATTAATCGCGTAGTAGCATATAAAAGGCTCTCTCCCGTTACAGAAGATCCGGCGAGCGCACGGAAACGGTGAACCCAACCAAACCCGCTTTCCCGTCCTGCCCCTGGGCTGGCACACGCGCACACATGGCACATCTCGGTTTCCATGGCAGGCCGAGGAGGAGCGCCATGCGACCGTGACCAATCATGTGCGCTCGTGCTTCCACGGTGGCTGTACGTGTACTCCAGTACTCCCCGCGCCATCAACCACATGCCGCGTCCGCATGAATTCGAGTTCGGGGCGGTACCAGGTACCCGGCCATGTGGGATCCTAAGATCAAGGAGCCCCCAGTGCCCCCCAGCGTAACATCTCGAGCAGACAAATCCCAGCATGGCTAGCGAGTGGTAATAGTAACAAGATCCATTGTCCCGTCCACGAGCCCGAACGACGACGATTCCGAGATCGTCGATCCACAGGTGGGGCGCACGCAACTTTCCACACTGATGATCATGTTGCATGATCGCTGTCCCACGCTAACCCCAAGTCGGCAAGCCCCAACCCCAACAGGTGGCAGGCGGGATCCAAGAATCCCCGGACCGGCCCAACCAGACCAACCACCTCGCTCTCCCGGTGAAAGAAGTCACGCCGCGCCCCCGATCCCCGCGCAGATAAACCACGGGGCGCCCCCGCACCCCGACGAGACCGCCGCACGGGGCGCCGTAACCGGACAGGGGAAGAACCAACGCGACCATCAGGAAGCCATGCAGGTCgagaggcgggcggcgccgtGGCGGAGCGGAGTGGAAGGCCTGCCGGCCAGTGCCAGACGGCATGGGTGGATAAGGATCTGGGAGTGGGTTACAAGCATCCGACCACGCACCCTCATGTACACCAGACAGCGAGAGATCGATCGACACACTCACTGCTTAAGATTTTTAAGTGAAGGGGGAAAAAGGTTACACGGGGTGGGACATGGCGAGCGACCACAGGTACCTATCATCAGCTCGACTAGACCTAGCTAGTTACAGACAGGTTGTGCTTGATGCTTTCCGTGACTCATAACAAGGGTATAGAATGGTGGAGAAGAaccagccgccgccggccgccggccgggcGGACGGACGCCGGAGCTGCAGGTGGTGGCGGGTTGCTCGCGCTACTCCTCGGGGACCTTGTAGGCGTCGGCGGTGATCTCGGTGAGCCACAGCCCGGGGAACAGCGACTGCACGGGACAACGGCCAGTGTGAGTATTAGCTGGATGGATCGCCATCGCCAGTGCGGTGCTCCTCCGCACAAGAATTCATTGTTTATTCAACAATGATGAGTAGAGAGTATATTGTTATCATTACAGAATAATGATTTGTGATCGCTAAGCAGAGGCTAAAAGCGTATCGAGCGGATAAAATACCAGTTTATTTGTTTGTTTATTTACTAGTATCTTTTTTTTCCTAAAAAAGAGAGGTGATTAGGGGCGGAAGGAGGGGCAGTACGGGAATTTGCCTTACATCGAGCTGCCGCTGCACGACGCGCGGCCGCTTCCGgggacgccgccgcggccgggcgCCGGTCAGCGCGTACAcgtcctcctccacctcctccgccgtcaGCGCCACGGCGAAGGGCGCGCGAGTGTCGTCGGCCCGCGCCTTCTCCGCCGCGGGCTCCCACGCGGGCGACGCGTCGAGCGCCGCGGCCGCCCCACGTGCCGTCTGCCGGCGGCACTTGCGGTCGCGCAGGTTCCACGGCCGGGCGGCCGTTGCCGCTGGGGCCCCGGGCTCCAGCTgctcgggcggcgggggcggtggaAGCGGCGCTGCCGGAGGCTGACGCTCGGGCTCTAGCTCCGGCGACCGGGGCTGCGGCttcggcgccggcggcaggcggAGGCGGTCGGCGGCGTCGCGGAGGTGGCCCATGAGCTTGGCCCGGAGATCTTCCAGCTGGCCTTCACAGGTCGGCGGGTCCTCCTccacggcgccggcgccgacaCGTCGGTGCGACGAGGCGGAGCGGCGCCGATCGCGCGCGCCGCCTCCCTCGGCGACTCCCGGGAGCGAGGGCACGCGGTGGGCGCGAGAAGGAGGCGGCTGCGGCGCCCACGGCTTCATCAGGTGGTGCGACGACGCCGCGGGCGGCGGCTTCGCCCTCGGATCCGCGGTCGCCGCCATGGGTCGTCGCGGCCGGCCGtccgcgcgcgggccgcggcagccgaggcggcggcagaggcaggGGCGGAGGAGGCCACCCGGCGTGGAGCCGGCCGCGTGCGGGCGGCTGGGTCGCCGGTGGAcgtcgaggcggcggcgggggcacgCAACGAGGCGGGAGAGGGACGGTGGGGTCGTCGTCTGCGTCGCAGCGTTTTTGTTATGGGGGCAGGGCCGGGCAGGCGAACAAAGGCAGGCGTCGCGAGGGGTGGGGTGGTGCGTGCGGGGGGCAGTTCGGGCAATTCCGCGGGGCAGCAGGACACGCGCGTCGGAGGCTCGGGCCGGGGCGACTCGAAAAGGGCGTGAGACCCGAGCTCTCCCAGCTCCAACCGATCGCCACCGGGGGGAGGGTCCCGCCGGCAGCGACCGAGCCAGCGAGCGCGCACGAGTCCGCGTGCCGCGGCCGCCGGAGTAAAACAAGCGGGCCGGTGGTGGGTTTCGTTCGGAACTCTCAGGTGGCGGCGGGCCCGCGGTGTCAGCCGCGGAGCACGTGGACCTGGTCCTCCCGGCGGTGCCGGTGCGACGCCGGGTGCGCTGCGCCGTGCGGCACACTGCCGGCCCTCACGCGGGCCCCGCGTAGCCTACCGCACCACACACTGGGCTACGGCCTACGGCTGCAACGCTTGTGCGGTGCGCACCCGTCCGTACAGCCTGCCCTGGCCCGCGGCACGCCCGCACTCATCAGGAACTCGCTCCTCCTGAGCTGCCGGCTCCGGCTGACACGGATGGTTGTATGGAACCATGGAcgtccgccgccgcacgccgaaCAGTCGAAGGGTAAACAGGGGCCGGCGAAGAATCAAGCTGGTGATTAATTAGGTTCTGATTAGAGGGGGGGGATGAGTGCGTGCGGGAGGGCGCTGCCACGTTAGTGTGAAGCCTCGGCCAACCTTATTAGCGAGCGGTACGATCGATACCGTGCGTGGGGCACACGTttgcctcccccgccgccccgcggcgATTCAGCAGTGAATAAGTGGAGGGACAGCGCCGCAGAAAGCACACGGCAGCAGAGCCTGCCTGGTTAGTTTTGATGCAGGAGTATCCGGAACAGTGAGAGTGGCGTAGCACGTCCTCTGCAATTCTTCCGCTTACTTTTAGACGACACCGAATCGATGCCGGGCGACCGTAAATGGGGCGAGCAGCCAAATCGACAAGGACGAACACGAATGGCTACGGCACAGGACTACAGGCTACAGGCTACAGGAGGCAGGTGAGGTCCAAGGAGGGCGGACACGGACCACGCGCTGCCGGAGCGCTCCTCGGCCGTGGAAGAACGTTCGCAGCGGATAAGTCTGAGGAAGAATCGTGGCACGAAGGATACGAGTATTTTTGGTGTGCCCCTCGCCATCACCCTGTCATCAGCAAAGCAACTCCGCTGCTGGTAGCCCTCGCCCGGATTCGGAAGCCGCCTCCTTTCTTTCCGCGAAGAATCCAATCAACGTCGTCTTCGCGTCTGCATAACCGCGATTAATAAacgccaaaaaaaaaagaacaaacgATGCCTAACCTTACCGGCGGAATCGATCCCCTCCTCGCGCGCACCTCGTCTCGCCGGCACGAGGCAGTGGTGGGCTGACTGGAAGAACAGGTGCACGGTGGAGGGCGCCGTCACAGGCACAGTGTCACGTTGGTGTCAAGTCCCAACAACTAACCGGCGGCACGGTACGGTTGGTCTGTAGCGCGCGGGTTTGCTTGTCCGGCGATCAACAGTGGCGTCACAGGAAATGCACTTGCGTGGCAGAGTCTCTGCCAGTTCCTGATCTACTATACCTACCGGGCGCAGCGTGCAGTAGTAGCAGCACTTCCTCGCAAATCTGTTCTAGTGTTGATGACATCGATGCCAATTGCCAAGCGATCCTCAATTATTGAgcaggaaaagaagaggaaacgACGATGATGTTCACAAGATGGGTTGCGGTTCTTGCCGATCTGCGCGACTGCACTGCGCAGTCCCGGATACAGCGCGTCATCTCACAGCATTCCACCGTTCACGTCCACCGCTCCGCACGATGCGGTTCTCGGCtgcgcgccgtcgccgccacttTCGCTGCCGCGGGTGCCACCGACCGCCTCACGGAACTGTGGAAGAGCCAGGACCAGGAGCGCTGACCGTCCGTGTTCCCCCCGGGCATGCTCTGCATCGTCAGAGCCGCCGGGCAAGCAAGCGCACGCGCACGCTACAGCTGGATTGACACGAAGCGGGACGCATGATGGTCGTCCAGGCCCCGGAGCTGCGGCGGATTCGTCAGCAAATGCTCGAACGGAGCACAGCCGGGCCAGTCGGCCAGAGCCAACCATTGGGCCATTGGTGAGCACTGAGCAGGCAGGAGCCTTCATCATCACGGGCTCACGGCATGCGCCCAACTCAACCTCCTTGACGGATGAACAGCGCCAAAAGGAGACGCCGGCCGCTTGTGAATTGACGGACCCTTCTCATCGCAGGAAAACTTGCTCGCGGAGCCCAAGCCAATTTGCTCGTAGTTGTCTAGAAAAAGAAAAGTCCGATTTACCTCGAATTATCATAAAAACCGATTTTCAACCTTCGACTGCAAAACTGGATAATAAAAACTATCCAACTATGAAAATCGGGAAAATTTGGCCTTTTGGCTGGTTTCGAAGGTAGTTTTCCattttagaaaaattaaaaattttcaaatttaaactaaaaagttcataagtaattcattttaaataaaaaaataaaataggtattaaattttttaaaaaatataacaTATCTATTGGCACTATACTTATCAGCTGTTCAGATACATTTTTTTTCATAttcatagtatttggttgctcgtagttatgcctattatttttgaataaCTAAGATTCAAAAagagcaataatagataggttatatttttagaaattttttattagttttatattttttatttaaaataaattagttttaaTTTTGTAGATCTAATTAAAATTTTttacttttttaaaaaatgcaAAATCACCTCCGAAACCA
Protein-coding sequences here:
- the LOC112894154 gene encoding atherin-like, with the translated sequence MAATADPRAKPPPAASSHHLMKPWAPQPPPSRAHRVPSLPGVAEGGGARDRRRSASSHRRVGAGAVEEDPPTCEGQLEDLRAKLMGHLRDAADRLRLPPAPKPQPRSPELEPERQPPAAPLPPPPPPEQLEPGAPAATAARPWNLRDRKCRRQTARGAAAALDASPAWEPAAEKARADDTRAPFAVALTAEEVEEDVYALTGARPRRRPRKRPRVVQRQLDSLFPGLWLTEITADAYKVPEE